The segment CGGTACTGGATTGagatttcttaatttaaatgaCATTTAAAAAATTGATCATAAAAATGACATAATTTAGTAGTAATATTAGACAGTTTAACTGCCTAAAATGGTTTTAGAAAATATAGTTGAAGGGTATGGGAAGTTGGACCACTCATACATCCATCAGTCTTTTTATCAATTAGTTTTATATAGTAGATTGGTGATTAGAAAATTTTCAATCCATCTTTAAATTTCtaattatgatttaaaatacattttattttattccaaatggtaaatattatttcaaagtAGAGCCTAAAAATTTGATAccttggagaaaaaaaaaatctagcaaAACAGAGTTGATTAGTATCATGAGACTGATTGCAGCCACTGCGGCATGAGCATTGTGACAAGTGAGTAGCTGAAATGAGCAAAAATGGAACAGGTACTGGAGCTAGGAATAGTGGTGCACTCGATAGTGATAGGACTCTCTGTAGGAGCCACTAACAATACTTGCACCATCAAAGGCCTCGTCGCTGCTCTTTGTTTCCACCAAATGTTCGAAGGCATGGGTCTAGGTGGCTGCATCCTCCAGGTGAATTCATCCCTTCCATGTAACTATTTAGGTCCGGTTTAGTCATGTCCAGTATATGGCTAAAATAAGTTTCTTCAGAACTTGCTAAATCATTTGATGAGAACTTGTGAACACGCGCAGGCAGAATACGGATGGGTGAAAAAAGGGGTGATGGCTTTCTTTTTCGCGGTGACAACACCTTTTGGAGTGGCTCTAGGGATGGCATTATCTAAAACGTACAAAGAGAATAGCCCTGACTCGCTCATTACCGTTGGACTTCTCAACGCTTCCTCGGCTGGACTACTCATCTACATGGCTCTAGTCGACCTTCTCGCTGCTGATTTTATGGGACAGAAGATGCAACGGAGCATCAAACTTCAATTAAAGTCTTATGCCGCTGTTTTGCTTGGTGCCGGTGGCATGGCCGTCATGGCTAAGTGGGCTTGATCTACATCATTAATTATGGACTCATAGCATATATAGTTAATGTAACCAAAATGATACTATCCAAGTTATGTGATCAGTTGATcaaaaatttgttaaaattatGACGGATTAAATATTCACTGATGCagatgatatatataaataaatttcattCTGTTTTCTCCGTAATAATATGATTAAGAAACCTTCCtgtataagaattttttttgtcaactcatTTGATTATAACAGCCTAATGGCATGTTTACAAAGAGTCGGGATTTTGGCCCAAAAGAAACTAATAAATTACAACTTTAAAcccatttataaaaaaaaaccgaCACAACTCAAGACACGTGCTTGACTCTAGGGCTTCCAGTGACACGTATTGGACATGTGGCTTTCATGCACCAGTCGCAAGCTCCGGCACCGCTCAGCCACTGATCCACCGCTACAGTTCTTCTTCGTCTTGATTTGATTCAGTGCCAATCCATTCTCAGGTTTAGTGCCTCATCGCGATTAACAAATTTCTTCCCAAACTCGTTCTGCTTTCCACCTCAACCACAATTTTCCGACCAGAGATTCCACTTTCACCGATGATTAAAACCAAGGAGGATTTAGTCAGCTTGAGAAAAGAACAATTGTTGGACCGTTGTAAACGCCAACTCTTCTTGATCTCTTTCAAGATGACTGCAGAACTCCATTAAATCCAATCAGTTCCCATACAGAGATGCTTTCTTCAAACGCCATATATAGCTATAATAGAGAAAGACTGATTCTCTTGAGAAGTGATTTAGATGAATCAGTAAGAGAAAATATCCGATCAGTAGCCAACGGGATTCAGTTAAAATCTGCGGAAAGCACTTTGATCATTCTCCATCGAAGATAGAAGAATAGCTTGCAGATTAGCTTCAAGGAAGAACCGAGAAGACACAACAAAATCGCCACAGCGAAGAACAACATCGGCTAACCCGAAAGAAAAGTTCGATCGATTGATCGAAAGtaatttacaaacaaaaaatctgATCTAATGAAAGATCAGAACTTTAGACCAAAAAACTTGATCTCTTCTCTTTCCCTGTGaaagattttagtgagagaatatgaagaagagagagagagagcatacagattattagcaaatcttcattatttaaaataattaattactatatatatcataagtaatatataataaatagtcACCTTGCTTTAGTTAATATCAAATGATATTATATAGTTGGTATTAAATGTTTCTAGTgagatataaaaatcgaattgaaccaacatgtttttcaatttcaatgtGAGGCTGACACGTATGACTAAGTAACTACCTAATTGATTGACACATAAACAAAgagtttttaattattacaaaattgaggttacatcttttcaaatgttcctcaattaatatataggggatttagtactatatagagtctatttagagtatttacaggttcagagACGATTTGGAGGAATGTGGTAATTTTGGTGTCTTTTCTAGCCTTTTGATGTGCAGAGCTACACAAACGCGTCATATGTTTAGCTATGTTTGGAAACCTTTCCACCATTAGATTGAGCCCAtcttttgacacaagatagagaTTTGAGTTAGATTTCTAATGCCaccggtttgaggtcaatcagcatcctgtagcagaagttatgtcTGTTTTATTGAAgtgtggtcagtctgcctcgcgagaggaagctgtcgaggagatgaaggacTTTCGATCGATAACACAgcattggtgtcgatcgacagtgaTGCCAGAACGTGGGCCAAGCATATTTCAAGACCGATTAAAACCCAGAAGCCACACAAAGTTACCAAAATACATTCAGGCTTAGGTGCTACCAACTGGGTAATCTAGAGGCCATCTACTTGTGAGGTATGTATGAATACTTCATCCTACATTTACTTGATAAAGGAAGGGAAAAAATTCATCTTGCTGGTGAGAGAGGATGCATGTTGGCCAAATATGTAGATGGTATGATGAACTTAGCTTTTAGCGTTGATCATAGAGGATTGGTTCACAACTATCATGCTTTTACTTGTGAATATGTTGATCAGATGTATCGCATGATTACTAGTTTGGCACTCTCTGGCCAGCGGAGTTACGATAAACCTGAGATTTTTATGTCTTTATTGGGAAGAATAGATCGCAACGTCTCATATGATTGATGGTGCTTCGCAATAATAGAACCAATGTTTGTAGTCTCCATATATGGATCAAGAACACGATGGAAATGCGATCGTTGTTTCTGGCAATGTGCAGCTTGGGACTTCTGCAATGAAACTCATTTGACTGCTCGTGACTGGCCAATTGAAGATTAGTTGTGTGTTTATGAGTTATGACATGTAATTTTTGTCTATTTTTACTAAGTTTATGTAAAATACATTTCATAATGTAATGTCTCTACTCTTCCTCTATAAAATTATCTCTGTTTATTTTAACTTCAATAAATATATCAACAAATCACTGTATCCCAAATAGAACATATTGCCAATGTAAAAGATACAATCAAAATTAGTTGAACTTTTATTAAGTTGTACAATTACTAAAAGTGCGACTTGGTTAAAGTTTTATTAAGTTGCACTGTAAACCAAATGTTTACAGTTACACCAACTTTTACTAATTTTTCAGAAGTTATGGAAAAATTGATCTGAATTTTATGGATCGGGTCTAGATAGTCCACGACATGCCTTTAGTTGGATTGTAATAAGCAGGTTTCTTTTGGTTTCGTGGTCTTTTAcctattttttagattttaataaagttttatttaaataattttttgggcAGAAGTAGTAGATAATTTGTTTTTCGGGCAGGAGCACTGGAGCAATTGATTCTTTACATTTTGTATTGACTCTAGGTATTAACTCTTTTCCAAGCTGGGGATGAGTCTTTGTTTTTATGGGCATGTCGTTCTCTTTGGGTCTTTGAGCTATTGGGTCGGATTTTTAAACCGGATTTGGAACGGGATGAAATCAGCCTTCAAAAGGAATTGAAGGAATGTGATGACAGATATGTTGGAAGAATTGTATTGCACTCATATCTTGTTCAATGAACATAGTATCATAACCTAATTAATTATATGAGAATATTATGCTAGTAATTACAGAATTCATAATTCTATTTAATTGGGGTATGATTTTAGGAAACGATGCGCACCACAGACATTCAGAAGCTTGGCGTGATACCGATTTAAACACAGCCGAAGATTAGtgttagttattttatttatgctcTATATATGCCTGCCCATAACAAGGGAGCTCTTAGAATGTAGAAGCTTCACATGAGCTTCCCTTTTTAGTAAAATTGATACGAAGCAGagagttagagagagaaagtagatctGTCTTTAGGTCCGGCgtacggccggcgcgtgagcgagCGTGCCGTCGCCGGAACCCTTTGTTCTTCCGAGAGAGATAATCCTCATGTTTCTCTTTCGCCTCCTCTTCCTGATCGCCTTGTCGGAGCTCTGGTCCAGTCCCCATCTGTCGGTGAAAACTCGGGGAGTGAATCGACATCCTTGGTGGAGCTATGGATGGAGTAAAGAAGCGTTCGTGTGGAGGGTTTGGTGGGGTGAAGTCGGTTTGTCAGTTTAGGTTGCGtttccgggaggtggaggcttctACAGCTTCATCGCCGCCGGCCTTGtttccgggaggtggaggcttctTAAGCTCTGCTATCGCCGGCTCTAGTCtccggggggggggggggggggtgaaGGCGTTCCTTGCCTTGCGTCGCCGGCTCTGGGTTCCCTAGTTCCGTTTTAgggtatgttttttttatcttgggTTTGTCTTAGGTTATGTGGTTTTGGGCTGGATTTGATGGAGGAGCTTCGTCTTAGGACGATTGAAGCCCTCTGGTGTTTAAGGTTGATGTCTCGGCGAAGTTTTCTTCCCAATTCTGGTGATGCATGGAGGCGGATGAGATCTCGGTCTACCGATTGATTCTCTCCTATATTGAACACACTTGGGTGGAAAGGGTTTGCGATCATGAGTTTGTGGAGGTAGTGAGTGCTGTCTTGTCCTGGTGAATCGTCGGGTGTTCACCGGCGGTGACTTGAAGCGGGGTTGAGGCCGCGGATCGAAGCGGCGGCGCCGCATTTAGTGTTGTTGCTAGGGCTGCCTTGAGTGGGCCTGGTGTATGTATGTGGGCCTAAATTGAATGATTTAGGTTTTGTAATATTCTGAGCTTGGCCCTTTAATCAAACAAATtttacaaggaaaaaaaaaacaagggagCTCCACTGTTGATGTCACTGAACACTGAAGAATGTCTACAGTAGAAAAGTGATAGTTTatttgaacttttatttaatgcCAAAGAAAATGATTATTAACAAcgttttagaatattttttaccAAGATAATGCTACTATATCTACTAGGTAAGAGCATTCCTAACATAGTATTTTTTTGAGTTTCTTGAGACttcatatgataaattttaaatatacccaattattattatatttttattttaagtatttttatataaaagatataCCATGGTTGAAAATGCTCTTATAATAATTATAAGAAATACTTAAATCTCTACAGAAAAACTTTAATCAAAATAGGCTTCGGCTCGTATTGGGCTTCTCGTAACTCCACAAAGGCTTATGAATATGGGATATAACTTTGATAAACGATGTTCAAAATTCAAACGATTGTGCTTGGTACGGGATAGGGATAGACACATTTATCACAAAAAGAAGTTCAGTTTGGGTCTAGATCCTACTAATTATCCAAGCGAAATTTATATCTCCAGAACTAAAAATGTTCTAGGAAACCAGaaccaaactaaaaacaaataaatatccaaatttctatagtacatttatttatttataaatattgattatatttagtttaaaataactaaaaaataatatttataaactgaaATAACCAGAAAACCCGATTtatcataataattttatctaaaatatttaaaattatccgaattatctattttttgaaaacttaaaaattctgatatttaataaaaatctgaattttttaatttttttttaactcgaattaatctaaaaataaaaaaaatcatctcaGATATTAGTTGGTTCCTCACTTTGTTACCTGAACCACTGGAAGCGAACCGAATTTTGTAAATACTGAAATGGATTCTATACCTATATAACCAAATAATCAAATCGGAATTGAGAACGGAATGCCCATAGCTAATGGGGCGTTTATCCATTGACTTGCCTTTTCTTTCTACAAAGTAAACAAGAAACTTTTAATGGTTTCGTGGTTCGTTCATGCTGGATTTTAAACTATTAACCTAAGGGGCGGCGGTTCGAAACTTGTGAATTTAGGGTTCTTTTAAAATTCCCTCTTTAAACAATTGCAATTCgcctccttctctctctctctctcgagtcTCGATCCTCTAAAAGATCTCGACCTCCAATGAAGAGACGGCGTAAAGCCAGAGTAAACTCTGAAGCACCCGACGACCAATCAGCGGCGGAGTTCTCCTTCTCTCTCACCAGAGTCGCCGTCAGCCAAATCTGCCTCTCCGTTGGATACACATCAACCGATACCTCCTCCACCCTCAACACTCTGACCCTAATCACCACCAAGTTCTTGCAATCCATCGCCGAACTCGCCGCGTCGTTCTCAAACTCAGCTAATCGCACGGAGGCTAACCTCTTCGACATCGTCAATGGTCTCCACGATACCGCTCTATCTACTTCCGATTGTTTTCCCGGCGGATCCACGTTGCACAACACCGAATCGCTCTGCCTGATCAAATCAGCTGTTCTCCGTAACCTCTCCGATTTCGTCGCATCCGCCTTTGAGATCCCTTTCGCAAAGCCGTTACCCAGGCTAGAAATCAGCGGATCATACGGAGGAGATTCGACACGTACGGCTCCATCACCGGAGATGAGATCAATTCCAGCTTGGCTTCCGCCTTTCCCGGACTCTAGCCTTTACCGCGAACGATACGCGAAGGAGAGATCCGATCGTTTACCGGATTCTGTTATTGGACGTGAAACTTTTGCGGAGGCTTCCGGAGTTGAGAGTTGTAGAGGTAGAAGCGGCGGTCGTTTACCGCTGAGGAGAGCGAGTGTGAGATTTAAGGTGGAACGAGATTGGAGCAATGGCGGAGGCTCTTGTAAAAGTAATACCAGATTGGAACGGTGGCGGGATAATAAAGAAGGTGAATTTGAGGTTAAGAAGAAAATTGGAGAAGAATACATCTACTGTGCCGATATTGATGCCGGCCAGTGGGATATGTAGCACATCATCTACCCGGTGAgggaaaaaaatttcaaaacaaggTCGCTTAAGGTTGGATTCGAACCCGTGTCCTATTGAGGATTGGTGCAAAATATAATGGGTTTATACCACACGAGCTGCGCCTATAGTTGTCTCGGTTCTCCTTTATCTGAGTTTATAAACgattaatatgaaattatttgaTTCCCTCTGTGAGcttattttatataaagtttCAAATCTATAAATGATAgaattgtgtttttatatttttcaaaacaatGGAAACGAATATTGAACCTCGCAGAATTTGATTGATCTTTAGACGTTAGCCAATGTTAAACTTGGtcataaaaatctaaaagatgCTTACTTTATACATTTGAAATTTGATGGACGTTACTATCAACATATATATTTCACTAGTTCTATTAAAAGGtgattaaaataatagttagaTAGTTTTATACAGGCAACTGGACTAATTTGATGTTCCAAGTTCTTATTATGTTGTC is part of the Brassica rapa cultivar Chiifu-401-42 chromosome A09, CAAS_Brap_v3.01, whole genome shotgun sequence genome and harbors:
- the LOC103840259 gene encoding transcription initiation factor TFIID subunit 8, translated to MKRRRKARVNSEAPDDQSAAEFSFSLTRVAVSQICLSVGYTSTDTSSTLNTLTLITTKFLQSIAELAASFSNSANRTEANLFDIVNGLHDTALSTSDCFPGGSTLHNTESLCLIKSAVLRNLSDFVASAFEIPFAKPLPRLEISGSYGGDSTRTAPSPEMRSIPAWLPPFPDSSLYRERYAKERSDRLPDSVIGRETFAEASGVESCRGRSGGRLPLRRASVRFKVERDWSNGGGSCKSNTRLERWRDNKEGEFEVKKKIGEEYIYCADIDAGQWDM